AAGGAGCGAGATATTGAAGAAAACCTTAATCGGCGACAAGAGAGGACCCGAAGACTGGATGATGTCAGGCCCCAATTCAATCACTATACCCGGCTCACCCAACCTCGGTCTACCATATTAGCAGCCATAGAATGATCAAGCCTAATCAGGCTTCCAAAAAAGGTGGATCGACCTATAGGAAAGAATCAGGATGAGTACTGTCGATACCATAGGACTCGTGACCATTCCACTGATCAATGTAGggagttgaaaaatcaaattgagatgcttATCCGAGAAGGGCACTTACAAAGATATGTacgagaagaagagaaaaacaacAGGGAGccacaaagaaaagaagagaggcCTGAAACACAAGAAATACATAATCCAAGACAACAAGAGAAAGGAAGCGATTACAGACAAAATCTCCCTCTAGATAATGAACCAACACATTAGGTTATACATGTCATTTCGGGCGGCGAAACCTTGGCTGGTGATAGCTCCTCTTCCCGAAAAGACTATGCCCGTTTGGCCTACCAGGACAATTCGGTAATGGAGgttagagaaaatgaagagcccATTATGTTCACACCTGCGGATAGAGGAGATATAATCATTCCACATGATGACCCGATGGTAATCTCAGCTATCATTGCAAAGCACCCAATTTAGAGAATTTTGGTAGACAATGGTAGCTTAGTTAACCTCATTTATTGGAATTGTTTCGAGCAAATGCACATTTCACAAGATCGATTGAAAAATATCTCTTCCCTTTTATATAGTTTTACAGGGGAGCCTGTCTCGGTGGTTGGTTCAATTCAGTTGCCAGTCACATTGGGCTCTGATCCTCAGAGAACAACACGTCAGTCCTGCTTCATGGTGGTTAAAGCCTCATCAACTGCATACAATCTAATTTTTATCCATCCCTTACTCAACGATATGAGAGCCGTAGTCTCTTACTGCTATCTGTTGATGAAATTTCCTACACCCCAAGGAGTGGGACAAGTCCGAGGGGATCAACGGAAGGCCCACACGTGCTATGTTGCATCTATAAAAGGGAAACAAAGTGAAGAGACTTTATCGATTGCCAAGCAAACTATGCAAGACTAGGTtgtattatttctttcattagaattatttgtattataataATGTGAGTTCAAAACAGGATTGTGGACATAGGCacatttggctgaaccacatcAAAATGTTTGTACTCACTCCTACAAATAAATTATCGTTATTGCGTCCACTATTATCTACCAGATTTCATCAAGGGTTCTTTCTAGAACGAAAGGCCCGTTGGCTCGCGCACAGGCTGGCAGCGAGGTGAAAGTTAAAAGCTCGTTGCCCTGCTCAtaacccggcaacgagggaGATAACAAGCCCATTATCCCGCGCGTAGTCCGACAATAggggaaaaataagacattGTCCCGCACATGGCCTGACAATggggtgaaaataaaattactatcCTGCAAAAAGTCAGATAGAAATGAGCCATAATATTTGTTGCCCCGTGAACGACCTACACAGCTTCGCTTGGTGACCTAAGGCCCATTACCTTACTactagcccgacaacgaggtaaacacAAAAAGACATGTTGTCTCGCTAATAGTCCAACCATAAGGTGAAAACAACAAGTCTGTTGCCCTGCTCATACCCCGGCAACAAGAAAATACTAAAactaattgcggacgtaggcgctACACCAAACACGaaaataaaagatgtatatTCTTTCTAATTGCAAACGTAGGCATTATgtcgaaccgcaaaaataaaatatttatgctatttaattgcggacgtaggcatcatGTCGAatcgcaaaaataaaatattgcaaAATTAGACACTGCGCTCACAATACCAATGAGCATGTACACCTGAAGCTAGAGAGCCCGTGCCATTGTAACGAAAAAGATCATTGCCTCACTCATAACCTGGCGATGAGGAGGTAAGAACATCACATTGCCTCGCAAGCAGCCTGACAACGAGAAGACATGAAACCGTTATCCTGCGATACATCGAGGGAGCATAATTTCAACGGCCCCACAAGTGACTTATACTGCTTCGCCTGGCATCCGAATAGTGCAATAGCTGCTACCCTGCAAGAAGATATGTCATATTCATCATTTTGCAAGTAATCCAACAAACCAAAAAATGGAGTGACAATCATCACGAACACCATTGGATtcggagaaaatttctcaatacgTCAATTCATCTCTCGGCAACATGTAGATACATATACGAGCCAGTAATGATATGGTCACTCTTGACTTGATTTGAAGATCTTTCCGAGCCCCCATCACCTTGAGAGCTGGGAGCGCATGAAGAAATTGTGTTTATACTCATATGAGATGAAGAACTGAATGCATGGACCACAACTGCAAGGGCAGGAGCTTCAACACATCATTCGAAGACTCTGCCACATCTACTTGAAGCCATCGCATTTATGAGGAGTCGAAATAGAAAAATGCCAGAGCTACAAATAATGTAGAAAACTCATTGAAACAATGGCCAAACGAGAAGCTCAAGCCTCCTTTTATAGAGGCACCCAGGGAGCAGAATGCCAAAAATAGCTACGAAAAACGTAAAGGAGGAGATTGCTACAAAGGAGGAAAAATAACCTCTTAAAAATATGGCAGTGTTGTAGGCATAATACTCTTTCTCCTGGGAGACCTGAAAGAAAGAGTATGGAGCAATTGTTATGcctattaaataaataagtagtccgaaaaaagaaagagaaaaaaaggccACGTGGCAGCCTATCAAAGTGGCCTGGCTGCTCTATGCAGCCAGGAAACGGCCTGACCGCATGGAAGTGGCCACTTTGGCCGCTTCCTTCCTCCCCCATGCTGCCATGTGGCAGCGTGGCTAAGACAAAGGGGGGCTTCAACCCCCTCCCACCCCCGAGAGAGTCTCTCGGGGGTATTTTCATGCCTCATGCCACGCTGCCACGCTACAGCGTGGCTAAGGCAAAATTGGGGCTTCACCCTTACCCCCGAGAGAGTCTCTCAAGGGTATTCTCACGCCCCCGAGAGAGGTCTCTCGGGGGTGCCTTACACCCCCGAGggaggtcactcgggggtgcctAATGCGTGCCCCTTTGCGCGCCTTTGCGTGCCTGCATTCATGCACCCTTGCGCCGATAACCCCGCAAGACTCGGTCAAAACCACCTCCGAGATATCCGCCAAGAAAAGTGGTCCACTcaacacatggatgcccctctcATCGCTATAAATTGGGGGTCTTTTCCTCTCATGTACTTACTTTTTGTCTTCAAGCATTTCATTTTTATGAGggactaacttaagtatcggagggtCCACGCGGGGATTCTCACCCTCGCCTCTAATCAATTTTCTTTCCAACAAGTCACCCATTACTCTCAAACTAGCCAAATGACTCACCCATCGCTGTCGTGacccccgagagactcatccatcgctctcaaACTAGCCAAGGGACTCACCCATCACTGCTGTGacccccgagagactcatccattgcTATCACTCCACCCCGGGAGACTCACCCATCTCTCCCGATAATTACTCATCATTTGGACAATCCACACGTCACCCATGGCCCGAAGGAGTCATCCATCCCCGCgtgagtcatccatcgctcagatacACCACacgagagtcatccatcgctcggatCAACCACACATGGGTCATCCATCGACGATTTctcttttacaaatttattgttgtaaccgtATAACGACAgtaataattgtaattaatttcaTATGAAATAATTCAATTGATGGGCTTGTTCAGGGAAttggttttttaaaattaggatTGATTAAAACATTtcttattagttaaaaaaatctTTCCGAGAAAAGAAGAGTCAAAACCAAGAAAACTGGGAGCAATTAAAGCCTGTATTTGAGGTTCTACTGCAGTGCTTACAATGACATTTGCAACAAAGAAGATCATCTTCAATGGCTTCCAAGACTCTTcatatcttcttctctcttcttctaatCCAAAATCATGTCTCAGCAGGCCAAGATGCAGTTCGATCGGCTTACTGGTTTCCAGGCAGTGGGATCGAAGCCAAAGCCATAGACTCCACTTTGTTCACCCACCTCTTCTGCGCTTTCGCCGATCTTGATGCCAGCACAAACCAAGTCATCGATTCACCCGCAAACTCTGGCCCATTCTCGCAATTCACCCAAACAGTCCAGCTCAATAACCCTAATGTCAAAACCCTTCTCTCCATTGGCGGTGGAAAGGCCAACAATGCCGACTATGCTTCCATGGCCAGCCGAGAAAGTTCCAGGAAAAGCTTCATCGATTCTTCAATATCACTAGCCAGAAAATATGGGTTCCACGGCCTGGACCTCGACTGGGAGTACCCAGAAACCGCCGCCCAAACGGCCAATCTCAAGCTGCTTTTCAACGAGTGGCGTACCGCTGTGGCCGCCGACGCTCAGGCCACTGGAAAACCGGCTTTGCTTCTCACAGCAGCTGTTTTCTATAAACCAAAGGTTAATGGAGTGGATTATGATATTGATTCCATAGCAAATGGATTGGATTGGATCAACTTGATGGCTTATGAGTTCTATGATCCTACCAGGTCTTCAGTGACAAAATCTCACGCTGCATTGTATGATCCAGCAGGAGATGATCATATCAGTTGCGATGATGGGGTTGCAGATTGGATTAAGGCTGGTTTGAGCCCGAAGAAGCTGGTTCTTGGGTTTCCATATTTTGGGTTTGCTTGGAGGCTGCAGGATGCTAATAATCATGGCCTTGAGGCTCCGGCCAGCGGTGCAGTTGGCGCCGATAAAGGGGTCATGAGGTTCGACGAAATCAAGGCCTTTCTGAACAGTGCCACGGATGGTGCCAGGACTATTTCCACCAAGGCTTCTTATGCTAAGCAAAAGGGTTTGCTTGGTTACTTTGCGTGGCATGTTGCACAGGATGATGACGACTGGACACTTTCCAAAGAAGGTTAGTTCTCATCAAAATCCACCTTGTTACATATTTCTTATCTAACTCCTCTAATTCTAAATTGGACCGGTTAGGTATTTTTAGGAAAATTAAATCTATGtgtgcataaaaaaatcaagcAGGTATAATGCCGAGTGACCATAGCTTGGTAGTTAGGAATTTTATAGAGATTACAACTAAATTATTGAAGTTGTATGTAGTCCAACGACTATACCGTGACCTAATCACCTGTATCATTTAAGGGAGAAGATAGTTAATTATCTGGTGTTTTAAGGATTATGagagttttcaattttgtgcatatataattaaaatctttttgGAGGGGTTTTctagttcttttctttcaaaagctGCATGTTGATTAATTGAATACATTAATCTTATTATTGTGAGATTATGGAGGTGAGTTTATTTAGAAACCAAATCacattaaatttgtgtttttttttcttattttctgtgTGATGTGTGTAATCTTTTCTTTACACCTTCTCcataagtataattttaataacGAGGAATGCAAAGTaaacaaaagaattaattaataattactgtTGTcaatgcgtatatatatatttttgtatgactttttgttatgatttttctgatttttagtttaattttgctTTGATCAATTTAATCTTGTTACCCTGGCAtgggtttttaattttcttgcaaCCCAGAAAGCATGTGAAGCATGAAAGCCATAAATGTGATCGTATAAAGATTAATCAGAATAAGAAGGCCCTTTAATATAAAAGCCTTAGTGAACTAAAAAGCtgaataaaataaagtttttgtCCCCATCGTCACTGCaagaggtttgatttttttcggcAGTTAAGAAACTGctggaaaaagtaaaaaaactgTTGGTAAAATTTTTATCGGTGGTAATTTTATCTGCCGAAATACCTCCGTCGGAAAATATAAATCCATCCAGATAAATTAGCATACGCAGGAAAATCATTAATCGTCCACAACAATGCTGCATGCATGtgaaacattttttttcttgaagcaTCATAAGTTTCTATCCCTTCGCTCCATAATTCTTGTAACTCTTGAATCAACGGTTGCAGAAACACATCAATATTGTCTCCTGGTGCACAAGGTCCATCAATCAATAAAGACAAGATGAAGTAAGGTTGTTTCATACACAACCAAGACGGTAGATTATATGGCATTAACACAATTGGGCAAAATGCTATAGCTAATGGTCATTGTTCGAAACGGATTAAACCTATCAGAAGCCAACCCAAGTCTAACATTGCGACTATCTTCAGCGAATTTCGGATGTTGTTCATCAAAAGATTGCCAAGCCAATGAATCAGCAGGATGCCTCATTATACCATCCTTTGTTCTAACTTTTTCATGCCACCTCATTAACGATGCTGTTTTGTTAGACATAAACAATCTTTGCAGTCTCGAAATCAAAGGAAAGTGTCGTACTTGTTTAGAAGCGACTTTTTTCATCTTCGTTATATCGTCGTCCACGTGCACCTCGTATTCTTTGTACCTTGACTCCCCATAAAAAGTACATCTGTCCAACTTTGATGCATCTTTCCAAAAGAGCATACAATTGTTAGGGCATGCATCGTACTTATAGTACTTAAAACCTAAATCCTCACTCAGTTTCTTAGCCTCCCAATACGATCGTGGCAATGACACTCCTTTTGGAAATGCCtcattcaacaactcaagcaacatatcaaatattttatccgACAACCCACCCAATACCTCCAAGTGTTGTAAACGAACAATAAACGATAATGTCGTGAAATTCTTACAACCAGGCCATAACTCTGTTTCTGCCTTCTCCAACAATTCATAGAATCTCGTAActtcttcactgcttccaacaTTGTTTATGGGAACTCCATGTGCATCATGTATCattcccaccatatcatctccaatattACATTCCTGATCTTGAAATTCTCCTCGACTATGATGAGGCACATATAGCTCTCCATGAACCGTCCATATTATGTGATTAGTGTCAAATCCATTCAGAATGAGGTGTTCCTCCACAACATCTCGTTTATGAAAATATCTGTTAACACATTTAATACTTGCCCTAGGAGACTTATGTTTATAGGCAAATTGAATAAACTTCTTAATTCCTTGTTCGTATCGAGGATCTAGTCTGTTCGATATGTTAATCCAACTCTTATTCAGCTCcattagaataatttatatatcaaacctGATAAGAATAAGGATTCAAGCTAAAGTTACCATTCCATTTAAACATATTTGTGTGGCCCAAACAATATAGGTTGTGCTTCTCATTTGTCCATGTTGTGCACTGAATCAGTATAAACTGCCCAATATGAGAAATTCAAACTtgtacaaaataaagaaaatagatgTGGTAAACAACTTGTGCAACATGAGCAAATAAGTGTTAAAGTAGTTGCCACGCAtattaagaacaaaaaaatgtgttataatcaaaaaatttattattttaccattattaagttttcaataGTTAATATTAGGGAAAAAAGTTTAAGATAGTTGGCATGCCGTTTAGTTTCTACCATGCTTCATGTTGATTTCTCTAGGTTTTTGATAGGCCAAATGGTATGGTGTTTCACATGAAAGAGCATATtaagtgtttatttttatttttttttccaaattgcATGACCGGCATGTTTAGATTGCAAATTCAACATGCATTTCTCAAGCATGGCCATTTCGATGTTTTATCAAGCTAAGGCACTTGCAATCTAACATATTATGTAAAAATGTTGAATAACTCTAATATTTGTTCTATTCTATAGGGAGcaatttagtttggattttttttttttatttacagtAGTTTCTGATTTTAGTTATGTACTGAACGAGTATCTGCACTACGTTGGAAAACAGATTGCACGTTgcattattttaggaattagttTGCTATCTTTCTGCATCTTTCTTGTTGATGAATTAGTCTATTTAAAGACCAGcaattattgaataatattGTATCAAAGCACTTGTCTTCTCTCATATGTATTAGTCTATTTAAAGACCAGAAATACATATGAGAATAATATTGAACCAATAGCATTGAATACAAAGCAGCAGCAAGTCAATGGTAATGGAACCAAATTAGGCAAAATAACTGAACCTGATTCTGAAATGAGAACTGAAATTAGACATGACAGTCAAGCAGTTGCCCTAACATGGAATGACTGAGCAGGTCTTAAGCAAATAACACACTACAGTAGCTTTGAAATTTGGCAGTGATTTATGGTCAGAGAAGATATAAGTGTGAGAGTGCAAGTAAAGATAATGACATTATGTATTGGAAATTGAGGTAGACCCAAGACTTACAGAATAACACCTATATACCTTCTGTCACGCTAGGAAAAGACCTGGATGTTTATAATTGATAAAACTTTAGCAGGAAAAATCATATGTATTTCCAGCATAATAGGACTCAATATATACAGTTCTGGGGGTTAACAACCCACCTCCTTAAAAATAGGACACACAGCCTAACCAACTATCCTGAAACAAACAAACAGATAAGGACCAAGACTCAGACCACTTCTACCATAACCATCGGATAAGGATGACCAAAAGAACCAACAATTAAAGGATAAAAACAATAAGACACAAGCCACCAGATAAATTCAGTAAAATTGAGGAAATCACACTACTTATCTTCTGACAATAATAGtattattttaatagaaaataaggGGGAAATTTTCTCTTTAGAGTTTGTGCTCACATGACAAACATTTGGGACATGAAGAATTTTCAGCTTTTGTGCAAATTCATTGGCAAACCTCAAATTCAATCATAAAGTGTCCAATGCCCAACCTATATCTAAGGCAAGCCAGTCAAGTCATATGGATGGCAGCAGGGAGGGTTTCAGGATTCAAGCAGCTCAGCTTCCCCACATGAAACTGCACCTTGGCCAGGGGAGGGTGGGGTAAGGAATGCAGAAGCCTCAAAGCAGAGCAAGAAATAGTGAGGAAAGCACTGACTAACACCATGCAGattttaaagatgaaaacaaaaaccGATAAAACATTTCAGTATCATCTATTCACAACGTACAAATACACAAGAACTTTAACTATATTACACGTAAATGGGCACTTTTACAGAGGTAACACCTAACTTCTGCCCCCTCTGGCGTCGGACAAATGATACGATCAAGAAGACATCATGAAGATTAACTTCTTGTCAAAAATAGTTGGCtctcattaataaaaaatgcttCAATGTTATCACTCTGCAGTGTTTATCCTCTTGTAAAGTAAATCTGACAAGTACCAACAAAAGCCACCAAGTAAAAcagttgaaaattaaaagacgtcaaagaaaactaaacagaaaaaaatatgaaatggatGATCTATGGCGCAACAACATAGAGACCAAACAGTTTTCTAAGGATAGTTAGTGAATATAAAGTAATTGAGATACCTTGATGAGTTTAAAGATTGCTTAAATGGCGAGGGAGGCAGCGGCAATAGCAAGCGAGAGCGACTGAGGGCGAGGCGAGCGATGGCGAGGGAGGCAAtggcgagagcgactgagagcGAGGCGAGCGATGGTGAGGAAGGCAACAGCGAGACCGAGCAAGAGCAACTGAGAGCGAGGCGAGCGATGGTGAGGGAGGCAGCGACGAGACCGAGCGAGAGCAACTGAGAGCAAGGCCAGGGAGGCAACGGCGAGACCGAGCGAGAGCAACTGAGAGCGATGCGAGAGCGAGCAAGAGAAGGTTAGGGTTTGCATGAGGGATTTTGGGGAAGATtaattttgggggggggggggggggggcgcgtaTATAAATCATATCCCGGCGGGTATTAAAATCGCCGAGAATGGGTCATAATTTCAGGCGGTTTCGCAAACCGCTGGTAAAGGTTAAACATCCCCAGCGGTTACCGCCGGGGATGGGTCAACATCGTCgacagtttttgaaaatagccGGGGATATGTCAACATCACCGACGATTTGTAAACTGTCGAAAATTGTGATATTTTCCCAACAATTGTGGTATTTTCTTGACAATTGTACAAATCATCGAAAAAAGTTCGCTGGTAATATCACCTTCTCTTGTAGTGCGTTCTAATGCACAGCaatatgttacatatataatttgacaatgatataatataatattattaattcaattGACTCGTTCTATGGCCTGTGATGTTTCAGGGGAGAAAAAATGACACGTTCATCATAAATAAATGTAGGGTTGTTTCCAGTGGTCCAACTTGTCAGTTGTCAAGcaaacatataaaaagaaacatagaaaaagaaaacactaCATTATTTGCGCTTGTTGACTcacacaaacatataaaaagaaagggaagaagaattAACGTTTCTGAATTCTAATGTACCCTGCAACTTTGAATGCGACGTCGAAAATCGAGTAAAGGTATAGTGTGTGCGAGTTCTCATCGATACTataaaaaacaaacaatttAACCACCAGTATGTGTTATTTATGTGTCTTAATGTGGCATAATgtattcatattatatatatatatataaattaatcagATTAATATATTTTCCTCTTAAGAAATGTAAAtcagaatagagagagagagagagagacagagagagaagtGCACAAATAGAGAAATGAATGTCATTTTCCAtccttcattatttttaaacaattacccacaaataatcaaatttgatttgtgaatatatatatatatgtatgtatgtatcggCTAGCAGAAGGATAGAACTCTTCAATGGCATTGACTTCTATAACCCTCTTCCTCATCCTCCTAATTCCCTGCAACTTACCATCTTCAGGTGCACAGACATGGATCAAGGGTGGTTACTGGTATTACGACAGCGGATTCCCCGTTTCCGACATAAACTCAGCTCTCTTCACGCACCTCATATGTGCCTACGCAGACCTCAACTCTTCCACATACCAGCTTTCCATCCCTTCGGCAAACCATAAACAGTTTTCCAACTTTACCAACACTGTCAAACAAAAGAACCCACAAATCGTGACCCTTCTATCCATAAGCGGAGGATTAGCTAATTCTTCAGATTTCAACTCAATGATCAGCCAATCTTCTTATAGGAAACCTTTCATCGACTCCTCAATAAGAACAGCCAGATCCTACGGCTTTCATGGCCTCGACTTTAATTGGTTTGATGCAAGTTCAGCGTCTGAATTGGCCAAACTGGCCACCCTCTTCCAAGAATGGCGAGCCGCCATTGAAGCCGAGCCAAGAAATTCAAACACCTCAAAGCTTATTCTAACAATGGCAGTTTGGTTCTCTCCAAATACAATTACAGCAACCTTTCCGATCGAGTCTATGAGGAACAACTTGGACTGGCTCCATGTCATGGCTTATGCCTATCGTTCCCCCACAAGGGCGAATTTCACGGGGGCGTCTGCAGCTTTATACGATCCGGCGACGTCAATAAGCACAGATTATGGCGTTAATGAGTGGATTAATGGCGGATTTCCGAGCACGAAGCTTGTTTTGGGTTTACCTTTCTATGGCTATGCGTGGACGCTTGTGAACCCTAACAACAATGAAATCGGCGCACCGGCTAAGGGGCCGGCGAAGATTATTGA
The sequence above is a segment of the Diospyros lotus cultivar Yz01 chromosome 7, ASM1463336v1, whole genome shotgun sequence genome. Coding sequences within it:
- the LOC127806020 gene encoding class V chitinase-like, which translates into the protein MASKTLHIFFSLLLIQNHVSAGQDAVRSAYWFPGSGIEAKAIDSTLFTHLFCAFADLDASTNQVIDSPANSGPFSQFTQTVQLNNPNVKTLLSIGGGKANNADYASMASRESSRKSFIDSSISLARKYGFHGLDLDWEYPETAAQTANLKLLFNEWRTAVAADAQATGKPALLLTAAVFYKPKVNGVDYDIDSIANGLDWINLMAYEFYDPTRSSVTKSHAALYDPAGDDHISCDDGVADWIKAGLSPKKLVLGFPYFGFAWRLQDANNHGLEAPASGAVGADKGVMRFDEIKAFLNSATDGARTISTKASYAKQKGLLGYFAWHVAQDDDDWTLSKEG
- the LOC127805664 gene encoding uncharacterized protein LOC127805664, with product MELNKSWINISNRLDPRYEQGIKKFIQFAYKHKSPRASIKCVNRYFHKRDVVEEHLILNGFDTNHIIWTVHGELYVPHHSRGEFQDQECNIGDDMVGMIHDAHGVPINNVGSSEEVTRFYELLEKAETELWPGCKNFTTLSFIVRLQHLEVLGGLSDKIFDMLLELLNEAFPKGVSLPRSYWEAKKLSEDLGFKYYKYDACPNNCMLFWKDASKLDRCTFYGESRYKEYEVHVDDDITKMKKVASKQVRHFPLISRLQRLFMSNKTASLMRWHEKVRTKDGIMRHPADSLAWQSFDEQHPKFAEDSRNVRLGLASDRFNPFRTMTISYSILPNCVNAI